The following are from one region of the Silene latifolia isolate original U9 population chromosome 9, ASM4854445v1, whole genome shotgun sequence genome:
- the LOC141599003 gene encoding uncharacterized protein LOC141599003 translates to MEDITFADEISAINAATNNNPNHGWQKVTYAKKRKNQNASNAKSAVTAAATGGSTAERENGNVFRAIELQSEDRHRRIVEAKKNSTAEIDDDEDYTGKKNGRSKKRDSDESDSDDAEERENGNVGGVNEVKKEKKKKPKAEKKPKVSVTEAGSKIDSESLSAFLVDISATYEAQEDVQLMRFADFFGRAFSGVGSAQFPWVKTFKESPVPKIVDIPLSHIPEAVYKTSVDWINQRSTTALSSFALLLLDSILTDLANHITSVKSSKKASQQLSSKSQVAIFAVLAMVLRRKPDVLLSVLPTLRENSKYQGQDKLPVIIWMICQASLGDLAVGLYAWAHNLLPLLNSKSTNNPLNRDLILQLVERILAVPKARTILVNNAVKRGERVIPPAELETLMRATFPVSSARVKATERFESAYPILKDVALTGAAGSKAMKQVAVQIFGFSITAAGEANPEVAKEATNLVLWCLDQNSDIYKHWDKIYLDNLEASVAILKKLSVHIREHQVNQSSVEVVKQTMKSFQQKNEEALAEGKIAHQTLKDADKYAKSILGRLSRGHGCLKAFFLIGIAVAAGAAVMSSNPETFDFVDWNKVTVMLNSFQSS, encoded by the exons ATGGAAGACATCACATTCGCCGACGAGATCTCCGCCATTAACGCCGCCACTAACAACAACCCCAACCACGGCTGGCAGAAAGTCACCTACGCCAAAAAGCGTAAAAACCAGAACGCTTCAAACGCTAAATCAGCCGTTACGGCGGCGGCGACGGGTGGATCTACGGCGGAGAGAGAAAACGGGAATGTATTCCGTGCGATCGAGCTGCAATCGGAGGATCGACACCGTAGAATCGTTGAAGCAAAGAAGAATTCGACGGCGGAGatcgatgatgatgaggattatACCGGTAAGAAAAATGGTAGATCGAAGAAGCGTGATTCGGATGAGAGTGATTCAGATGATGCTGAGGAGAGAGAAAATGGAAATGTTGGTGGTGTTAATgaggtgaagaaggagaagaagaagaaaccgaaagcGGAGAAGAAACCTAAGGTTTCTGTTACTGAAGCTGGTTCGAAGATTGATTCTGAGAGCTTATCTGCGTTTTTGGTTGATATTTCG GCTACGTATGAAGCTCAGGAGGATGTACAATTGATGCGATTTGCTGATTTCTTTGGACGCGCGTTTTCTGGTGTTGGTTCTGCTCAATTTCCTTGGGTTAAAACATTCAAGGAGTCGCCTGTCCCGAAAATTGTTGAT ATCCCTCTCTCCCATATCCCGGAGGCGGTCTATAAGACTTCAGTTGATTGGATCAACCAACGTTCAACGACAGCTCTTAGTTCGTTTGCGTTGTTGTTACTAGATAGTATTCTTACAGACTTAGCAAACCATATTACCAGTGTCAAAAGTTCGAAGAAGGCGAGTCAACAGCTATCATCCAAATCTCAG GTTGCTATTTTCGCTGTCTTGGCTATGGTTTTGAGACGTAAGCCAGATGTGCTTCTGAGTGTTTTGCCAACACTGAGGGAGAATTCCAAGTACCAAGGACAAGATAAGCTGCCAGTTATCATTTGGATGATATGCCAG GCTTCTCTAGGAGATTTGGCAGTTGGCTTGTATGCGTGGGCTCATAATCTCCTGCCCTTGCTCAACAGCAAATCAACTAACAATCCACTTAACAGGGATTTGATTTTGCAACTGGTGGAAAG AATTTTGGCAGTGCCAAAGGCTCGCACTATATTAGTTAATAATGCTGTTAAAAGAGGAGAACGTGTGATTCCACCAGCTGAACTGGAGACCCTAATGCGTGCAACTTTCCCAGTATCCTCTGCGAGAGTGAAG GCTACTGAGAGATTTGAATCTGCATATCCAATCCTTAAAGATGTTGCTCTTACTGGCGCAGCTGGAAGCAAAGCAATGAAACAAGTTGCTGTCCAGATATTTGGTTTTTCAATAACAGCAGCTGGAGAAG CCAATCCCGAGGTAGCTAAAGAAGCAACCAACCTAGTTCTTTGGTGCTTAGATCAAAACAGTGATATCTATAAGCACTGG GACAAAATATACCTGGACAATCTTGAAGCAAGTGTTGCCATTCTGAAAAAGCTATCTGTGCATATAAGGGAGCACCAAGTCAACCAGTCCTCGGTTGAGGTCGTGAAACAGACTATGAAGAGCTTCCAGCAGAAG AATGAGGAAGCACTGGCCGAAGGGAAGATCGCTCACCAAACTCTCAAGGATGCTGACAAGTATGCTAAATCTATTTTGGGAAGATTATCTCGTGGTCACGGCTGCCTGAAGGCCTTCTTTTTGATCGGTATTGCGGTGGCTGCTGGTGCTGCCGTCATGTCCTCCAACCCAGAGACCTTTGACTTTGTTGACTGGAATAAGGTGACTGTTATGCTCAACTCATTCCAGTCTTCGTAG